Proteins encoded by one window of Fusobacterium sp.:
- the nusG gene encoding transcription termination/antitermination protein NusG has translation MEKTLVKKWFMIHTYSGYEKKVKTDLEQKIETLGIGEIVTKVLVPEEETIEEVRGKKKTVARKIFPGYVMLEMVATREESEDGINFRVDSNAWYVVRNTNGVTGFVGVGSDPIPMEDDEVLNIFRVIGYDIPKEEKENKEVVKINFGLGDFVKILGGGFTGHEGKVAEIDMEQKKVKVMIEMFGRMTPIEVDFNSVEKA, from the coding sequence ATGGAAAAAACATTAGTAAAAAAATGGTTTATGATTCATACTTATTCAGGGTATGAGAAAAAAGTAAAAACTGACCTTGAACAAAAAATAGAAACACTTGGAATTGGAGAAATAGTTACAAAAGTGCTAGTTCCTGAGGAAGAGACTATTGAAGAGGTTAGAGGGAAAAAGAAAACTGTAGCCAGAAAAATATTTCCTGGATATGTTATGCTAGAAATGGTAGCAACAAGAGAGGAAAGTGAAGATGGAATAAACTTTAGAGTTGATTCTAATGCTTGGTATGTAGTAAGAAACACAAATGGAGTAACAGGATTTGTTGGTGTTGGTTCTGACCCTATTCCTATGGAAGATGATGAGGTATTAAACATATTCAGAGTTATTGGTTATGATATTCCAAAGGAAGAAAAAGAAAATAAAGAAGTTGTAAAAATTAACTTTGGACTTGGTGATTTTGTAAAAATCCTTGGAGGAGGTTTTACAGGTCATGAAGGAAAAGTAGCAGAAATAGATATGGAACAAAAGAAAGTAAAAGTTATGATCGAAATGTTTGGGAGAATGACTCCTATAGAAGTAGATTTTAACAGTGTTGAGAAGGCATAG
- the secE gene encoding preprotein translocase subunit SecE, with amino-acid sequence MNLFQGIKMEYSKVQWPKKEEIVNSTLWVIVMSLVLSIYLGVFDLIASRLLKVLVSLFGG; translated from the coding sequence ATGAATCTGTTTCAAGGAATAAAAATGGAATATTCCAAGGTTCAATGGCCTAAAAAAGAAGAGATTGTAAATTCAACTCTTTGGGTAATTGTTATGAGCTTAGTTTTAAGCATTTATTTGGGAGTTTTTGATTTAATTGCTTCTAGACTGTTGAAAGTATTGGTCTCTCTTTTTGGAGGATAA